Proteins found in one Clostridium kluyveri DSM 555 genomic segment:
- a CDS encoding iron-containing alcohol dehydrogenase translates to MGRFTLPRDIYFGENALENLKNLDGNRAVIVVGGGSMKRFGFLNKVEEYLKKAGIEVKLIEGVEPDPSVDTVINGAKIMRDFKPDWIVAMGGGSPIDAAKAMWIFYEYPDFTFEKAIVPFGLPKLRGKAQFVAIPSTSGTATEVTAFSVITDYKSKIKYPLADFNLTPDAAIIDPALAETMPKKLTAHTGMDALTHAIEAYVASLHSDFSDPLAMHAIIMIHKYLLKSYEADKEARGHMHIAQCLAGMAFSNALLGITHGIAHKTGAVFHIPHGCANAIYLPYVIDFNKKVCSEKYVEIAKRLKLPGNNEDELIDSLTEMIRNMNKKMDIPLTIKEYGISEIDFNENLDFIAHNAIMDACTGSNPRKITEEEMRKLLQYMYNGRKVNF, encoded by the coding sequence ATGGGAAGATTTACTTTGCCCAGGGATATTTACTTTGGTGAAAATGCCCTGGAAAATTTAAAAAATTTAGATGGAAATAGAGCAGTAATTGTCGTAGGTGGGGGCTCCATGAAAAGGTTTGGATTCTTGAATAAAGTTGAAGAATACTTAAAAAAGGCAGGTATTGAAGTTAAATTAATAGAGGGTGTGGAACCTGATCCATCTGTGGATACTGTTATAAATGGTGCTAAAATAATGAGAGATTTTAAACCAGATTGGATAGTAGCCATGGGGGGAGGATCGCCCATTGACGCTGCTAAGGCAATGTGGATATTTTATGAATACCCTGATTTTACATTTGAGAAGGCAATAGTGCCTTTTGGACTTCCTAAATTAAGGGGAAAAGCACAATTTGTTGCTATACCTTCTACAAGTGGAACGGCAACTGAAGTGACAGCATTTTCTGTAATAACGGATTATAAATCTAAGATTAAATATCCTCTTGCAGATTTTAATCTTACACCTGATGCAGCTATAATAGATCCAGCTCTTGCAGAAACAATGCCCAAAAAGCTTACAGCACATACTGGAATGGATGCACTTACTCACGCAATAGAGGCGTATGTGGCGAGTTTGCATTCGGATTTTTCAGATCCACTTGCTATGCATGCTATAATCATGATTCATAAATATTTATTGAAATCCTATGAAGCAGATAAAGAAGCTAGGGGACATATGCACATAGCCCAGTGCCTTGCCGGAATGGCATTTTCAAATGCACTTCTTGGAATAACTCATGGCATAGCTCATAAAACTGGTGCAGTATTTCACATACCTCATGGATGTGCCAATGCTATATACTTACCTTATGTTATAGATTTTAATAAGAAGGTTTGTTCAGAAAAGTATGTTGAAATAGCTAAAAGACTCAAGCTTCCAGGAAATAATGAAGATGAACTAATAGATTCATTAACTGAAATGATTCGTAATATGAATAAAAAGATGGATATTCCTCTTACAATAAAGGAATATGGTATAAGTGAAATCGATTTTAATGAAAATCTAGATTTTATAGCTCATAATGCTATAATGGATGCTTGTACTGGATCAAATCCAAGAAAAATAACTGAAGAAGAGATGAGAAAGCTTTTACAATATATGTATAATGGGCGAAAAGTGAATTTTTAG
- a CDS encoding cyclase family protein — MLIDLSVKVTRSSNKDALDNEKMVSFGHSGTHFDVMNKEFPLVFTKRKGIVFDVSGIFDRDIDVSDIDISFVEADMFIAFYTGFIEKEYYGTKVYFTLHPQLSDELIDQLIHRRVSIIGIDFAGVRRGIEHTPKDQYCADKGIFIIENLCNLGKVLNGKNIMKFTANTYPINFAGMTGLPCRVVAEVE, encoded by the coding sequence GTGTTGATTGATTTAAGCGTAAAGGTTACTAGGTCATCTAATAAAGATGCTTTAGATAATGAAAAAATGGTTTCTTTTGGTCATTCAGGTACTCATTTTGATGTAATGAATAAAGAGTTTCCATTGGTGTTTACAAAGAGAAAAGGTATAGTATTTGATGTAAGTGGGATATTTGACAGAGATATTGATGTGTCGGATATTGATATTAGTTTTGTTGAAGCGGATATGTTTATTGCTTTTTATACAGGTTTTATAGAAAAGGAATATTATGGTACAAAGGTTTATTTTACATTACACCCACAATTATCAGATGAGTTAATTGACCAGTTGATTCACCGTAGAGTTTCAATTATTGGTATTGACTTTGCGGGAGTAAGACGTGGCATTGAGCATACACCCAAAGACCAATATTGTGCTGACAAAGGTATATTTATTATTGAGAATCTTTGTAACTTGGGTAAAGTTTTAAATGGAAAAAATATAATGAAGTTTACAGCAAACACCTATCCAATTAATTTTGCAGGTATGACAGGATTGCCTTGTAGAGTAGTAGCTGAGGTTGAATAA
- a CDS encoding GNAT family N-acetyltransferase: MSIRLAEYKDLEQMVKIYNQAIETHRCTADMDTFSVEERISWFEEYQCLEYPLYVYEIDNKVVGYLHFTGYRKGRRAMRYTAEISYYIHNDYQGQGIGTKMMEFALEKSKEWGYLPEVADFDGEVCSHLYYGLKI; this comes from the coding sequence ATGAGCATAAGATTGGCTGAATACAAAGACTTAGAGCAAATGGTGAAAATCTATAATCAAGCAATTGAAACACATCGTTGTACTGCTGATATGGATACTTTTTCGGTGGAAGAAAGGATTTCTTGGTTTGAGGAATATCAATGTTTAGAGTATCCACTTTATGTATATGAAATTGATAATAAAGTTGTAGGATATCTACATTTTACTGGTTATCGTAAAGGAAGAAGAGCTATGAGATATACTGCAGAAATCAGTTACTATATACATAATGACTATCAAGGTCAAGGGATTGGAACAAAAATGATGGAATTTGCACTTGAAAAGAGTAAAGAATGGGGTTATCTACCTGAAGTTGCAGATTTTGACGGAGAAGTATGTTCACATTTATATTATGGATTAAAGATATAG
- a CDS encoding helix-turn-helix domain-containing protein: protein MAIIINIDVMLAKRKMSVTELTDKVEITMANISILKNGKAKAIRFSTLEAICKALEC, encoded by the coding sequence ATGGCAATTATAATCAATATTGATGTGATGCTGGCTAAAAGGAAAATGAGTGTAACAGAACTTACAGATAAAGTTGAAATAACTATGGCGAATATTTCTATATTAAAGAACGGAAAGGCAAAGGCTATTAGATTTTCAACTTTAGAGGCAATATGCAAAGCTTTAGAATGCTAA
- a CDS encoding NADP-dependent isocitrate dehydrogenase codes for MTEKIKMNVPLVEMDGDEMTRIIWKMIKELLLEPYIDLKTEYYDLGLVKRNETNDEITIEAANAIKKYGVGVKCATITPNAKRVKEYNLKSMWKSPNGTIRAILDGTVFRTPIIVNSIRPLMRTWEKPITVARHAYGDVYRDVEYKVEEPGKMELVFTSEKGEETRQTLHVFNGPGVVMGMHNLDKSIESFARSCFNYALDMNQNLWFASKDTISKTYDHRFKDIFQEIYDTEYDAKFNDAGIEYFYTLIDDAVARVVKSEGGFIWACKNYDGDVMSDMVATAFGSLAMMTSVLVSPEGYYEYEAAHGTVQKHYYQHLKGQLTSTNSMATLFAWTGALRKRGEIDGINELVEFADRLENTSIRTIEEGIMTKDLASLSELENKKIVNTEEFLLEIKKRLEE; via the coding sequence ATGACTGAAAAGATTAAAATGAACGTACCTTTAGTAGAAATGGACGGAGATGAAATGACTAGAATCATCTGGAAGATGATTAAGGAGTTACTTTTGGAACCATACATAGACTTAAAAACTGAGTATTATGATCTTGGACTTGTTAAAAGAAACGAAACTAATGATGAAATAACTATTGAAGCTGCAAATGCAATAAAAAAATATGGTGTTGGTGTAAAATGTGCTACTATAACTCCAAATGCTAAAAGAGTTAAGGAATATAACCTTAAGAGTATGTGGAAAAGTCCTAACGGAACAATAAGAGCAATTCTGGATGGTACAGTTTTCCGTACACCTATTATAGTAAACAGTATAAGACCTCTTATGAGAACATGGGAAAAACCTATTACAGTTGCAAGACATGCATATGGTGATGTGTATAGAGATGTAGAGTACAAAGTAGAAGAACCTGGTAAAATGGAATTAGTGTTCACCTCTGAAAAAGGAGAAGAAACAAGACAAACACTTCATGTTTTCAATGGACCAGGTGTTGTAATGGGAATGCATAACCTTGATAAATCTATTGAAAGCTTTGCACGCTCCTGCTTTAATTATGCACTGGATATGAATCAAAATTTATGGTTTGCTTCAAAGGATACGATTTCCAAAACCTATGATCATAGATTTAAGGATATATTCCAGGAAATATATGATACTGAATATGATGCTAAGTTTAATGATGCTGGTATAGAATATTTTTATACACTAATTGATGATGCTGTTGCCAGAGTTGTAAAATCAGAAGGTGGTTTTATATGGGCATGTAAGAATTATGATGGCGATGTGATGTCGGATATGGTTGCTACTGCTTTTGGAAGTCTTGCAATGATGACTTCAGTGCTTGTGTCACCTGAAGGCTATTATGAATACGAAGCTGCTCATGGTACTGTACAAAAACATTATTATCAGCATCTTAAAGGACAGTTAACCTCCACAAATTCCATGGCTACTTTATTTGCATGGACAGGAGCTCTACGAAAAAGAGGAGAAATAGACGGAATAAATGAATTAGTTGAATTTGCAGATAGACTTGAAAATACATCTATTAGAACTATTGAGGAAGGTATTATGACTAAAGATTTAGCTTCACTTTCAGAGTTAGAAAATAAGAAAATAGTTAATACTGAGGAATTCCTTTTAGAAATAAAGAAGAGATTAGAAGAGTAG
- a CDS encoding cupin domain-containing protein: MDKINVYEKLNLFNEHWSPKILGEINDSYVKIVKLSGEFLWHTHENEDEMFYILKGSLIVKFRDKDVILNQGEFLIIPKGIEHMPVAKKEVHAMLIEAKTTLNTGDVKNERTIEKLDRI, translated from the coding sequence ATGGATAAGATCAACGTTTATGAAAAATTGAATCTTTTTAACGAGCATTGGAGTCCAAAAATTTTAGGTGAAATTAACGATTCTTATGTAAAGATTGTTAAACTTAGTGGCGAATTTTTATGGCACACTCATGAAAACGAAGATGAAATGTTTTATATTTTAAAAGGGTCATTAATTGTTAAGTTTAGGGATAAGGATGTCATTTTAAATCAAGGAGAATTTCTTATTATTCCAAAGGGAATTGAGCATATGCCAGTTGCTAAAAAAGAAGTGCATGCAATGTTAATTGAAGCAAAAACAACATTAAATACTGGAGATGTTAAAAATGAGAGAACAATAGAGAAACTTGATAGAATTTAG
- a CDS encoding MFS transporter: protein MSTISQRIEKLPVTPMLWKVLFLAGIGWLFDAMDQGMVSGVMAAIGKSWQLTPADLGLLGSASAVGMAIGAAVAGMAADRWGRRTVVTFTLVLYGLASAVSGLAPNFTVLLFLRFLTGLGLGGELPAASTLVSEFSPAKARGRMVVLLESFWAWGWIAAALIAYLLIPVYGWRIGFFLGGIPALYAAYLRRNIPESPRYLEQKGRFKEADEIVSKMEHQAGINTSEVAIDDQVKGKISTATLSDLWNKTYFRRTFVLWILWLGINFGYYGFVLWTPTLLVGKGFSLVKGFQFILIMSIAQLPGYYSASYLIEKIGRKPVLVVYLIGTALSSYLFGQATSVTTVLVFGCLLYFFSLGAWGAVYAYTPEVYPTSVRGSGVGWAAAIGRIGAIAAPYIVGLVYEAKGNQVGFTYVFIILTIVFAAVAVVVAIIGIETKGRTLDEINVS, encoded by the coding sequence ATGAGTACTATTTCGCAAAGAATTGAAAAGTTGCCAGTTACACCTATGCTTTGGAAAGTGCTGTTCTTAGCAGGTATAGGCTGGTTGTTTGATGCCATGGATCAAGGTATGGTATCTGGCGTAATGGCTGCGATCGGAAAATCATGGCAACTCACCCCTGCTGATCTCGGTTTATTGGGAAGTGCTTCCGCAGTGGGAATGGCCATTGGTGCTGCCGTAGCTGGAATGGCAGCTGACAGGTGGGGTAGAAGAACAGTTGTTACATTTACTCTTGTACTATATGGATTGGCTAGTGCCGTATCCGGGCTCGCCCCTAACTTTACTGTACTGCTCTTCCTAAGATTTTTAACCGGATTGGGCTTAGGTGGTGAACTGCCAGCAGCATCTACTTTAGTTAGTGAATTCTCCCCTGCTAAAGCACGTGGTCGCATGGTTGTTTTACTTGAAAGCTTTTGGGCTTGGGGATGGATTGCTGCAGCTTTAATTGCCTACCTTCTAATTCCTGTTTATGGATGGCGTATTGGATTTTTCCTAGGAGGAATACCGGCACTATATGCGGCCTATCTGAGAAGAAATATTCCAGAATCCCCTCGATATCTGGAACAAAAAGGACGTTTCAAAGAAGCTGATGAAATCGTAAGTAAAATGGAGCACCAGGCTGGGATAAATACTAGTGAAGTGGCCATAGATGACCAGGTAAAAGGGAAAATAAGTACCGCAACCCTTTCAGATTTATGGAATAAAACTTATTTTAGGCGTACTTTTGTGTTATGGATTTTATGGTTGGGTATTAATTTTGGTTATTATGGTTTTGTTTTATGGACTCCTACTTTACTTGTGGGTAAAGGTTTCAGCTTGGTAAAGGGCTTTCAATTCATATTAATTATGAGTATTGCACAGTTACCAGGATATTATAGTGCTTCCTACCTAATAGAAAAGATTGGCCGTAAGCCGGTTTTAGTAGTTTACCTTATAGGTACTGCTCTGTCATCATACTTATTTGGTCAAGCAACCTCTGTAACTACTGTACTTGTTTTCGGGTGTTTACTCTACTTTTTCAGTTTAGGTGCTTGGGGTGCTGTATATGCCTATACTCCAGAAGTTTACCCTACGAGTGTCAGAGGTAGTGGAGTTGGTTGGGCAGCTGCAATTGGTCGTATTGGTGCTATTGCTGCTCCTTATATAGTTGGACTAGTCTATGAGGCTAAAGGTAACCAAGTTGGCTTCACTTATGTATTTATCATATTAACTATAGTATTTGCAGCAGTTGCTGTAGTCGTTGCTATAATAGGTATTGAAACTAAAGGTAGAACTCTTGACGAAATTAATGTATCTTAA